The following are encoded together in the Alphaproteobacteria bacterium genome:
- a CDS encoding aromatic ring-hydroxylating dioxygenase subunit alpha → MRKPEQIALLERLLSFAETRTTYMAEAPYRNPVSTYTDPELLRREQQELFRRRPLLIGFSSEWTTPGDYKAENHSGVPILVVRGRDGRLRAFLNVCRHRGAKVVDGCGSARLFACPYHAWSYDLAGRLINIPEERGFPGVKAERPSLTELPLSEKHGMVWVIATPDEAGANDFDIDRWLGAELADELEAYGFADWPHYQSTVLHEKMNWKLAIDTFHEGYHIAALHRKTIAPLFTGATDFKAFGPHLRWSIARSKIGRLREQPRSEWDAIWNTATVYTMLPNAVLVMNGDHVELWRMFPSEDRVDHSVVTLSFYIPRPVAGEEEKRHWDANVELTLRFVREEDFPTGTGIQAGFLSGAQSHTVFGQNEPALIHYHRSLRQAMERKLAAE, encoded by the coding sequence ATGCGCAAGCCGGAACAGATCGCGCTGCTTGAGCGCCTGCTGTCGTTCGCCGAGACGCGCACGACCTATATGGCCGAGGCGCCCTACCGCAATCCGGTGTCGACCTACACCGACCCCGAGCTGCTGCGGCGCGAGCAGCAGGAGCTGTTCCGCCGCCGACCCCTGCTGATCGGCTTCTCCTCGGAATGGACAACGCCCGGCGACTACAAGGCCGAGAATCACAGCGGCGTGCCGATCCTGGTGGTGCGCGGTCGCGACGGCAGGCTGCGCGCCTTCCTCAATGTCTGCCGGCACCGCGGCGCCAAGGTGGTCGATGGCTGCGGCAGCGCGCGGCTCTTCGCCTGCCCGTATCACGCCTGGAGCTATGACCTGGCCGGTCGGCTGATCAACATCCCGGAGGAGCGTGGCTTCCCGGGCGTCAAGGCCGAGCGGCCGTCGCTGACTGAGCTGCCGCTCAGCGAGAAGCACGGCATGGTCTGGGTGATCGCCACGCCCGACGAGGCGGGGGCCAATGACTTCGACATCGACCGCTGGCTGGGCGCCGAGCTGGCCGACGAGCTGGAGGCCTACGGCTTCGCTGACTGGCCGCACTACCAGAGCACGGTGCTGCACGAGAAGATGAACTGGAAGCTGGCGATCGACACCTTCCACGAGGGCTATCACATCGCCGCCCTGCACCGGAAGACGATCGCGCCGCTGTTCACCGGCGCCACCGATTTCAAGGCGTTCGGCCCGCACCTGCGCTGGTCGATCGCGCGCTCGAAGATCGGCCGCCTGCGCGAGCAGCCGCGAAGCGAGTGGGATGCGATCTGGAACACCGCGACGGTCTACACCATGTTGCCCAACGCGGTGCTGGTCATGAACGGCGATCACGTCGAGCTGTGGCGCATGTTCCCCAGCGAGGACCGCGTTGACCACAGCGTCGTGACGCTGTCCTTCTACATCCCGCGGCCGGTGGCCGGCGAGGAGGAGAAGCGGCATTGGGACGCCAATGTCGAGCTCACCCTGCGCTTCGTGCGCGAGGAGGATTTCCCCACCGGCACGGGCATCCAGGCCGGCTTCCTGTCCGGCGCGCAGAGCCACACCGTGTTCGGCCAGAACGAGCCGGCCCTGATCCACTACCACCGCTCGCTGCGCCAGGCGATGGAACGCAAGCTGGCGGCTGAATAG
- a CDS encoding TetR/AcrR family transcriptional regulator, producing MSDVDASQDWVAAGLGELARGGIDGVRVEVLAARLGVTKGGFYRRYKDRRALLEAILATWRDGRLDSLARHVELGNTPAERLHGLVERYSERANAEGMAIELAIRQWARADPTAAAAVHEVDDARLRTVEQLYRGLGLPAAEAEARAVLFYTFVFGQGLLGIGSSPRKRAQLIDACARALIES from the coding sequence ATGAGCGACGTAGACGCATCGCAGGACTGGGTGGCGGCCGGGCTGGGCGAGCTGGCGCGCGGCGGCATCGACGGGGTCAGGGTCGAGGTCCTGGCGGCGCGGCTGGGTGTCACCAAGGGCGGCTTCTATCGCCGCTACAAGGACCGCCGCGCCCTGCTCGAGGCGATCCTCGCGACCTGGCGCGATGGCCGCCTCGACTCGCTGGCGCGCCATGTCGAGCTCGGCAACACGCCGGCTGAGCGCCTGCACGGGCTGGTCGAGCGATACAGCGAGCGGGCCAATGCCGAAGGCATGGCGATCGAGCTGGCGATCCGCCAATGGGCGCGCGCCGACCCCACGGCGGCGGCGGCCGTGCACGAGGTCGACGACGCGCGCCTGAGGACCGTGGAGCAGCTCTACCGCGGGCTGGGCCTGCCGGCTGCGGAAGCCGAGGCGCGCGCCGTGCTGTTCTACACCTTCGTCTTCGGCCAGGGCCTGCTCGGCATCGGCAGCTCGCCGCGCAAGCGCGCGCAGCTGATCGATGCCTGCGCCAGGGCCCTGATCGAGTCCTAG
- a CDS encoding DUF1428 domain-containing protein yields MTYIMGFVAAVPADKKEAYRQHAAQALPLFKEYGATRQVEAWGDDVPDGKLTDFKGAVKARPDEVVVFAWLEYPDKTVRDAAHEKMMADPRMHELGEMPFDGQRMIYGGFAPISDQGSGGKAGYIDGSLIPVPAGKKDAYRAMAAKMGAVFKEYGAVRVVDAWGDDVPDGKVTDFKGAVKATSDEQVVYSWIEWPSKQARDAAWKKVMEDPRMKAMGDMPFDGKRMIYGGFAPLLDA; encoded by the coding sequence ATGACCTACATCATGGGCTTCGTCGCCGCCGTCCCGGCCGACAAGAAGGAGGCCTATCGCCAGCACGCCGCGCAGGCGCTGCCGCTGTTCAAGGAGTACGGTGCGACGCGCCAGGTCGAGGCCTGGGGCGACGACGTGCCCGACGGCAAGCTCACCGACTTCAAGGGCGCGGTGAAAGCCAGGCCCGACGAGGTCGTGGTCTTCGCCTGGCTGGAGTATCCCGACAAGACTGTGCGCGACGCCGCGCACGAGAAGATGATGGCCGATCCGCGCATGCACGAACTGGGCGAGATGCCATTCGACGGCCAGCGCATGATCTATGGCGGCTTCGCGCCGATCTCCGACCAGGGCAGCGGCGGCAAGGCGGGCTATATCGACGGCAGCCTGATCCCGGTGCCCGCGGGCAAGAAGGACGCCTACCGGGCGATGGCGGCGAAGATGGGCGCGGTCTTCAAGGAGTACGGCGCCGTGCGTGTCGTCGACGCCTGGGGCGACGACGTGCCCGACGGCAAGGTCACCGACTTCAAGGGCGCGGTGAAGGCCACGTCCGACGAGCAGGTGGTCTACAGCTGGATCGAGTGGCCCTCGAAGCAGGCGCGCGACGCGGCCTGGAAGAAGGTCATGGAGGATCCGCGCATGAAGGCGATGGGCGATATGCCCTTCGACGGCAAGCGCATGATCTACGGCGGCTTCGCGCCGCTGCTCGACGCCTAG
- a CDS encoding glutathione S-transferase family protein, with the protein MPVDPNAAIEISAYKWVPEFAHGLVRDLRVRWALEEAGLAYRVRLLDAFSERPKEYLREQPFGQVPILNDGDIHLFETGAIVLHIAERSEALMPRDPAGRARTTAWVIASLNSIEPMIMELAGLDFFHRDAEWAKARRPGAEQNVRTRLGRLSAWLGERDHLEERFTAGDLMMTTMLRILRHTDIVAGFPNLARYQARCEARPAFQRALDAQIAAFKAHQPAAAA; encoded by the coding sequence ATGCCCGTCGACCCCAACGCCGCCATCGAGATCAGCGCCTACAAATGGGTGCCCGAGTTCGCGCATGGGCTGGTGCGCGACCTGCGCGTTCGCTGGGCGCTGGAGGAGGCGGGGCTCGCCTATCGCGTGCGCCTGCTCGACGCCTTCAGCGAGCGGCCCAAGGAGTACCTCCGCGAGCAGCCCTTCGGCCAGGTGCCGATCCTCAACGACGGCGACATCCATCTGTTCGAGACCGGCGCCATCGTGCTGCACATCGCCGAGCGCAGCGAGGCGCTGATGCCGCGCGATCCGGCGGGACGGGCGCGCACCACCGCGTGGGTGATCGCCTCGCTCAACAGCATCGAGCCGATGATCATGGAACTGGCCGGTCTCGACTTCTTCCATCGCGACGCCGAGTGGGCCAAGGCGCGGCGTCCCGGCGCGGAGCAGAACGTGCGCACGCGACTTGGCCGCCTGTCGGCCTGGCTGGGCGAGCGCGACCATCTCGAGGAACGCTTCACCGCCGGCGACCTGATGATGACGACGATGCTGCGCATCCTGCGCCACACCGACATCGTCGCCGGCTTTCCAAATCTCGCGCGCTATCAGGCGCGCTGCGAGGCGCGGCCGGCCTTCCAGCGCGCGCTCGACGCGCAGATCGCCGCATTCAAGGCACACCAGCCAGCCGCCGCCGCTTGA
- a CDS encoding MarR family transcriptional regulator — translation MSKAPAISYDTTEHVRDHCLCLQTQRTARTLARRFDAALKPLDLTNGQFSLMMSLNRPAPASIGDVAALLAMDRTTLTAALKPLQRRGLVVVAEDKADRRSRRLGLTRAGLALLERALPIWRREHGLLDRLIAGRDPGDLRTALRALA, via the coding sequence ATGTCAAAGGCGCCGGCGATCTCCTACGACACCACCGAGCACGTTCGCGATCACTGCCTGTGCCTGCAAACGCAGCGCACGGCGCGGACGCTGGCGCGTCGCTTCGACGCGGCGCTGAAGCCGCTCGATCTCACCAATGGACAGTTCTCGCTGATGATGTCGCTGAACCGTCCCGCGCCGGCGAGCATCGGCGACGTCGCCGCGCTGCTGGCGATGGACCGCACCACGCTCACCGCCGCGCTCAAGCCGCTGCAGCGCCGCGGTCTGGTCGTGGTGGCCGAGGACAAGGCCGACCGGCGCAGCCGCAGGCTCGGCCTGACGCGCGCCGGGCTGGCGCTGCTCGAGCGCGCCCTGCCGATCTGGCGCCGCGAGCACGGCCTGCTCGACCGGCTGATCGCCGGCAGGGATCCCGGCGACCTGCGCACGGCGCTGCGCGCGCTTGCCTGA
- a CDS encoding rhodanese-like domain-containing protein: MKTVQQMIAAADAVVPRISPEEAKGLVGRPDVLFLDVREPAEVATSGKVAGALAVPRGLVEFRADPASPLHDAAFDRAKTVVAYCASGGRSALVGHTLKEMGYDNVRNLGGFKGWLDAGGQVDPPA, translated from the coding sequence ATGAAGACAGTGCAGCAAATGATAGCAGCGGCCGACGCCGTCGTGCCACGCATCAGCCCGGAGGAGGCCAAGGGCCTGGTCGGCCGGCCCGACGTGCTGTTCCTCGATGTGCGAGAGCCGGCCGAGGTCGCGACCTCGGGCAAGGTGGCGGGCGCGCTGGCCGTGCCGCGCGGCCTGGTCGAGTTCCGCGCCGATCCCGCCTCGCCGCTGCACGACGCCGCGTTCGACCGCGCCAAGACGGTGGTGGCCTATTGCGCCTCGGGCGGCCGCTCGGCGCTGGTCGGCCATACGCTGAAGGAGATGGGCTACGACAACGTGCGCAATCTCGGCGGCTTCAAGGGCTGGCTTGACGCCGGCGGCCAGGTCGATCCGCCGGCCTGA
- a CDS encoding isopenicillin N synthase family oxygenase: protein MASTDTIPVVDLGPYLAGEPGAQEAAARRIRHALTEIGFYYIVGHGVPREQIRAVFAEVARFHAQPPEKKIAIAMDRHSTGYLPLRGDTLRTSTVQKVTRPNLNEALFVARDLPADHPDVLADRRFRGANRWPADLPGFRETIVCYADTMERLVQRLVPLYARALELPARYFDEPFRDCQYKLRLTHYPPQPADDPDDFGIAPHTDTSFLTLLAPNDVPGLSIRTQGGEWIEAPAIEDAFVVNGGQFLQRWTNDHFLATPHRAINRSGAERYAVVFFCDANIDWPIAAVPTTVGPDRPPRYPTTYYTDYMTAYQRQSYDVLRAAG from the coding sequence ATGGCGAGCACCGACACCATCCCCGTGGTCGATCTCGGCCCGTACCTGGCCGGCGAGCCCGGCGCGCAGGAGGCGGCGGCGCGGCGGATCCGCCACGCGCTGACCGAGATCGGCTTCTATTACATCGTCGGCCACGGCGTGCCGCGCGAGCAGATCCGCGCCGTGTTCGCCGAGGTGGCGCGCTTCCATGCGCAGCCACCAGAGAAAAAGATAGCAATCGCGATGGACCGGCACAGCACCGGCTACCTGCCGCTGAGGGGCGACACCTTGCGGACCTCGACGGTGCAGAAGGTGACCCGGCCCAACCTCAACGAGGCGCTGTTCGTCGCCCGCGACCTGCCGGCCGACCACCCCGACGTGCTGGCCGACCGGCGGTTTCGCGGCGCCAATCGCTGGCCGGCCGACCTGCCGGGCTTCCGCGAGACTATCGTTTGCTATGCCGACACCATGGAGCGCCTGGTGCAGCGCCTGGTGCCGCTCTATGCCCGCGCCCTCGAGCTGCCGGCGCGCTATTTCGACGAGCCGTTCCGCGACTGCCAGTACAAGCTGCGGCTGACGCACTATCCGCCGCAGCCGGCCGACGATCCGGACGATTTCGGTATCGCGCCGCACACCGACACCAGCTTTCTCACTCTGCTGGCGCCCAACGACGTGCCCGGCCTGTCGATCCGCACGCAAGGCGGGGAGTGGATCGAGGCGCCGGCGATCGAGGACGCCTTCGTGGTCAATGGCGGGCAGTTCCTGCAGCGCTGGACCAACGATCATTTCCTCGCCACGCCGCACCGCGCGATCAACCGCAGCGGGGCTGAGCGCTATGCCGTGGTGTTCTTCTGCGACGCCAATATCGACTGGCCGATTGCTGCCGTTCCGACCACCGTCGGACCCGACCGGCCGCCGAGGTATCCGACGACGTACTACACCGACTACATGACGGCCTATCAGCGGCAGAGCTACGACGTGCTGAGAGCGGCCGGGTAG
- a CDS encoding tripartite tricarboxylate transporter permease, with protein MIESLGTALANLLTVEHLAYMMLGVAVGLMVGILPGLGGIAGMALLIPFIHGMDPVSALAMLVGLVAVIPTGDTFTSVLMGIPGSSASQATVLDGFPMARRGEAARALSAAFSASLLGGVFGAVTLTGFVVIAKPVILAFSTAELFMLAILGLSVVGVLAGRSIPRGIAACGLGLLVGAIGAAPATGEMRLTLGVEYLQDGVPLVIVGLGLFAIPELVDLMRRARPIAGDARLGSGWLAGLGDTLRHWFLVIRCSALGTIIGAIPGLGGGVVDWIAYGHAVQSTRKDPQFGQGDVRGVIAPESANNALQGGALMPTLLFGIPGSGSMAVFLGGMALIGLQPGPSLVSTELHLTYTIAWTLALASVIGAGICFLLAAPIARLTLVPFHYVAPAMIMAISFAAFQARRSLIDLALLFAIGMLGIYMRRFGWARPAFLVGFVLASQSETYLYQAVQFYGWGFVTRPGVVIICILAAISIWTATRQRVSEDGAISPSAGKTKTEGRSIPYPANRLPQIAFTALVLAFIAYALYDANRQSLLGGVFPGGMAAVTLPFAAYLIWALWKGPREGSANADLEQTAAYDPASVPSAWPSVAWLGSLLVMTALLGFIIALTLFMLAYLLLRARTGPLAAVIYTVLAVGFLATLGYFLVLDFPAGLLQSHYRLPWPLR; from the coding sequence ATGATCGAGTCGCTAGGGACCGCGCTCGCCAATCTCCTCACTGTCGAGCATCTCGCCTACATGATGCTGGGCGTTGCCGTTGGCCTGATGGTCGGGATTCTGCCCGGCCTCGGCGGCATCGCCGGCATGGCGCTGCTGATCCCCTTCATCCACGGCATGGACCCGGTCAGTGCGCTTGCCATGCTGGTTGGCCTGGTGGCCGTTATTCCGACCGGCGACACGTTCACCTCGGTGCTGATGGGGATTCCCGGCTCATCGGCTAGTCAGGCCACCGTTCTCGACGGCTTCCCGATGGCCAGGCGCGGGGAGGCCGCGCGTGCGCTGAGCGCCGCGTTCTCGGCCTCGCTGCTCGGCGGCGTGTTCGGTGCCGTAACGCTCACCGGCTTCGTCGTGATTGCGAAGCCGGTCATCCTCGCCTTCAGCACCGCCGAGCTGTTCATGCTGGCGATTCTCGGCCTGTCGGTGGTGGGCGTGCTCGCTGGCCGCTCGATCCCGCGCGGCATTGCGGCATGCGGGCTTGGCCTCCTGGTCGGGGCGATCGGCGCAGCGCCGGCGACGGGCGAGATGCGGCTCACGCTCGGCGTCGAGTATCTGCAGGACGGCGTTCCGCTGGTGATCGTCGGCCTCGGCCTTTTTGCGATTCCAGAGCTCGTCGACCTCATGCGTCGCGCCCGCCCGATTGCCGGCGATGCGCGGCTCGGCAGCGGCTGGCTGGCAGGGCTCGGCGACACGCTGCGCCACTGGTTCTTGGTCATCCGCTGCTCGGCACTCGGCACCATCATCGGCGCGATCCCGGGCCTCGGCGGCGGCGTCGTCGACTGGATCGCCTACGGTCATGCCGTGCAGTCGACGCGCAAGGATCCGCAGTTCGGTCAAGGTGACGTCAGAGGCGTGATCGCACCCGAATCGGCCAACAATGCGCTGCAGGGCGGCGCCTTGATGCCGACGCTGCTGTTCGGCATTCCCGGCTCGGGCAGCATGGCCGTGTTCCTGGGTGGCATGGCGCTGATCGGCCTGCAACCGGGCCCGTCGCTGGTGTCGACCGAACTGCATCTCACCTACACCATCGCCTGGACGCTGGCGCTGGCGAGCGTCATCGGCGCCGGCATCTGCTTCCTGCTGGCGGCGCCGATCGCGCGGCTCACGCTGGTGCCGTTCCATTACGTGGCACCGGCGATGATCATGGCGATCTCGTTTGCGGCATTCCAGGCGCGGCGCAGCCTTATCGATCTGGCGCTGCTGTTCGCAATCGGAATGCTCGGGATCTACATGCGCCGCTTCGGATGGGCGCGGCCGGCGTTCCTGGTAGGGTTCGTGCTCGCGAGCCAGTCAGAGACCTATCTCTACCAGGCAGTGCAGTTCTATGGCTGGGGATTTGTCACCCGCCCCGGCGTGGTGATCATCTGCATCCTGGCCGCCATCTCGATCTGGACCGCGACGCGCCAGCGGGTATCGGAGGACGGCGCCATATCGCCGTCCGCCGGCAAGACTAAGACCGAGGGCCGCTCGATACCCTACCCTGCCAATCGGCTCCCACAGATCGCCTTTACCGCGCTCGTCCTCGCCTTCATCGCTTACGCTCTCTACGATGCCAACCGGCAATCGCTGCTCGGGGGCGTGTTTCCGGGCGGCATGGCGGCCGTTACGCTACCGTTTGCCGCCTATCTCATCTGGGCGCTGTGGAAGGGCCCGCGCGAAGGCTCGGCCAACGCCGACCTCGAGCAGACTGCGGCCTACGATCCTGCGTCCGTGCCCTCGGCATGGCCGTCGGTCGCTTGGCTCGGCTCGCTCCTAGTCATGACAGCGCTGCTCGGGTTCATCATCGCACTGACGCTGTTCATGCTCGCCTATCTTCTCCTGCGGGCTCGGACCGGGCCGCTTGCAGCGGTGATCTACACGGTGCTCGCTGTCGGCTTCCTGGCCACTCTCGGATATTTTCTGGTTCTCGACTTTCCGGCCGGCCTGCTGCAGAGCCACTATCGACTGCCCTGGCCGCTTCGGTGA